Proteins encoded together in one Penicillium digitatum chromosome 1, complete sequence window:
- a CDS encoding Adenosine deaminase/editase, whose translation MELCMAAQEDATPWKVLHQDGTLPRIQDAEVPDTETLLDGRAHFSLLGVVRRKPARMDAESTRSKSCSDKLALRQVSSLLSCETSRLIAPTENAYLAGLILPEDEISHVGCNRSFGVNGRMRALVGRYWPRETKLKENTPGYQFRPFQVLSVPKEEIAALWPFAKPKFEPCPAITLGQEGDPSTSGAKHKKVRPGNVSAVWILAPSYNYPSAMAMDTGSKSVPTLCRSKTGLCETIINGVKQGNRASSPGARGASSLSRAKLWALFREIAPVSVPRNYQNDVLSSGPLSGASETEVPHVDTVQPQRPDITTYQDFKNPTCLKDPLQIRMQAIGDAKMVLKGWIANAGDESWGLNVLVDPKKRKR comes from the coding sequence ATGGAGCTCTGCATGGCAGCCCAAGAAGATGCGACACCGTGGAAAGTCTTACATCAGGATGGTACTTTACCAAGAATCCAAGACGCAGAGGTCCCAGATACAGAGACTCTTCTAGATGGCCGGGCCcacttctctcttcttggaGTCGTGCGTCGAAAGCCAGCGCGCATGGACGCCGAGTCCACACGCAGCAAGTCCTGCTCAGATAAGCTTGCGCTACGGCAAGTCTCCTCCTTGCTCTCCTGTGAGACCAGTCGCCTCATTGCTCCCACCGAAAACGCCTATCTGGCAGGTCTGATTCTCCCCGAGGACGAAATCAGTCACGTTGGCTGTAACCGCTCTTTTGGGGTGAATGGCCGAATGCGAGCTTTGGTTGGGCGATATTGGCCTAGAGAGACAAAATTGAAAGAAAACACACCAGGGTATCAATTCCGGCCGTTCCAAGTTCTTTCGGTGCCGAAAGAAGAGATAGCAGCGCTTTGGCCTTTTGCGAAGCCGAAATTTGAGCCTTGTCCTGCAATTACTTTGGGGCAGGAAGGAGACCCTTCGACGTCTGGTGCAAAACACAAGAAGGTTAGGCCAGGGAATGTGAGCGCTGTTTGGATATTGGCTCCCTCATATAATTATCCATCAGCAATGGCCATGGACACCGGTAGCAAGTCAGTGCCAACTCTTTGCCGTTCCAAAACCGGCTTGTGTGAGACCATCATCAACGGAGTAAAGCAAGGAAACCGGGCATCCTCACCCGGTGCCCGTGGGGCTTCGTCTTTATCCCGAGCTAAGCTTTGGGCTCTTTTTCGCGAAATTGCGCCTGTCTCAGTTCCACGCAACTATCAAAACGATGTTCTCTCATCCGGACCGCTGTCGGGTGCTTCAGAGACTGAAGTTCCGCATGTCGACACAGTTCAGCCCCAGAGACCAGATATAACCACCTACCAAGATTTCAAAAATCCTACTTGCTTGAAGGACCCGTTGCAAATCCGTATGCAGGCCATCGGCGATGCAAAAATGGTTCTCAAGGGATGGATAGCCAATGCAGGAGATGAATCGTGGGGCTTAAATGTTTTAGTTGACCCCAAAAAGCGAAAGCGTTGA
- a CDS encoding START-like domain, which translates to MATLHEALQCLKPTSWDEVPQDPNELRDYVHGIFKNSRLVAESLPDPPISDIDDYPGLDDTTNSSAKRIVPSSVRVGETDPEITDLQKEWGKPLKMGGPRDNPLGVTVWKLSANDGGGSWFGRRSVHEGLSFSRWRTKLSTEYDETLRVNRKKIEKGQTPDECIRGIGAEEKIENIEVKNRDGSILGDLMVYHVSAQFPKPTAPRDFVALIVNSDYGLQAGGSKQPGRSWMMISKPCDHPKIQHKQGYTRGQYESIELIREIPKGDDSRGNSSSQGSKKNSDFPSSTLQQPEGLPEQNGAGDNEQMNPVEWIMVTRSDPGGNIPRWMVDKGTPRSVGTDAAKFINWALQDDKPPKQEEGAGAEAEITLAGAKAESGESANEYDSDHADDSDSDYDSLDSDGEHSHHGLIASVAGLLITGLERFTPQVLGYGAHTQVSGDLPAGDEVSYIDADGMAHLKPKIVQRDEQALDPESSRSRENDHGSLSSANSEPTAIDEAHNNISPEELIKMTKGGKLTSHEKELAKLAIRKREVEGKLDEIRAELEKFQISSQPSSVSGTPVKGISEVDSDTNGMRKRAATNRSSRPASTRTQQSQSQPQGEVSNEDQSSSAQTATPDPASFLPKAASHFLHGEAKLLKQLRKIEASQLKIASKIQAKQRKDEERSKKSKSKNKSEVDSLKQEVQDLKKEVKQLRSERKKWVDLVSSLQTENTRLAAKSEDT; encoded by the coding sequence ATGGCTACCTTACACGAGGCCCTTCAATGCCTCAAGCCGACATCATGGGACGAAGTTCCCCAGGATCCCAACGAGCTGCGCGACTACGTGCACGGGATTTTCAAAAACAGCCGCCTGGTAGCGGAGTCACTTCCAGACCCCCCAATCTCCGATATTGATGACTACCCCGGGCTAGATGATACGACAAATTCCTCCGCCAAACGAATCGTCCCATCATCCGTACGAGTGGGAGAAACCGACCCAGAGATTACAGACCTGCAAAAAGAATGGGGGAAGCCACTCAAGATGGGCGGGCCAAGAGATAATCCATTAGGCGTGACTGTCTGGAAACTTTCCGCGAATGACGGCGGGGGCTCATGGTTCGGGCGACGGAGTGTGCACGAGGGCCTCTCATTCTCGCGTTGGCGGACGAAGCTCTCAACTGAGTACGATGAAACGCTCAGAGTAAATCGCAAGAAGATCGAGAAGGGACAGACGCCTGACGAGTGTATCCGCGGGATCGGCGCCGAAGAAAAAATCGAGAACATCGAGGTCAAGAACCGTGATGGTTCGATTTTGGGAGATTTAATGGTTTACCATGTCTCAGCGCAGTTTCCCAAGCCTACTGCTCCGCGTGACTTCGTGGCGTTGATTGTCAATTCCGATTATGGATTGCAAGCTGGCGGAAGTAAGCAGCCTGGTCGCAGCTGGATGATGATCTCTAAGCCGTGTGATCATCCCAAAATCCAGCATAAGCAGGGGTATACACGCGGACAGTATGAGTCTATCGAGCTCATCCGAGAGATTCCTAAGGGGGACGACAGTAGAGGCAACTCTTCTAGCCAGGGGAGTAAGAAGAATAGTGATTTTCCATCGTCTACTCTGCAGCAGCCTGAGGGGTTACCTGAGCAGAATGGAGCTGGGGATAACGAACAAATGAATCCTGTTGAATGGATCATGGTCACTCGGAGTGACCCAGGCGGTAACATCCCACGGTGGATGGTGGACAAGGGAACACCGCGAAGCGTGGGAACGGATGCTGCTAAATTCATCAACTGGGCTCTTCAAGATGACAAGCCTCccaaacaagaagaaggtgCAGGTGCGGAAGCTGAAATTACTTTAGCAGGCGCCAAAGCTGAATCCGGAGAGTCTGCGAATGAATACGACTCCGACCATGCAGACGACTCGGATTCGGATTACGATTCACTCGACAGCGACGGCGAGCATTCGCATCATGGTCTGATTGCCAGTGTCGCAGGCTTGCTCATAACTGGACTGGAACGGTTCACACCACAAGTTCTAGGCTATGGTGCCCACACTCAAGTGTCGGGTGATCTCCCAGCCGGGGATGAGGTTTCCTACATTGATGCAGATGGCATGGCACACCTAAAACCAAAAATTGTTCAACGGGATGAGCAAGCGTTGGACCCCGAATCTTCAAGATCCCGCGAGAATGACCATGGTTCGCTCTCCTCGGCCAATTCCGAACCAACTGCCATTGACGAGGCACACAACAACATTTCACCTGAGGAACTGATCAAAATGACAAAGGGTGGCAAGCTCACGTCCCATGAGAAAGAGCTCGCGAAGCTAGCCATCCGCAAAcgcgaggtcgaaggcaaGCTAGACGAAATCCGGGCCGAACTCGAAAAGTTTCAGATCTCATCGCAACCGTCTAGTGTCTCAGGGACACCAGTAAAAGGCATCAGCGAGGTAGACAGCGACACCAACGGGATGCGCAAACGCGCAGCGACGAACAGGTCTTCCAGGCCCGCCAGCACTCGCACACAGCAGAGCCAGAGCCAACCTCAGGGCGAGGTCAGCAATGAAGACCAGTCATCTTCTGCGCAGACGGCAACCCCTGACCCCGCATCGTTTCTCCCTAAAGCAGCCTCTCACTTCCTTCATGGGGAAGCTAAGCTGCTTAAGCAGCTGCGCAAGATCGAGGCTAGCCAGCTAAAGATTGCATCGAAGATTCAAGCGAAGCAGAGAAAGGATGAGGAGCGCTCGAAGAAGTCTAAGTCCAAGAACAAGTCTGAGGTTGATAGCTTGAAACAGGAGGTACAAGATCTCAAAAAGGAGGTCAAACAGCTTCGCTCTGAACGTAAGAAATGGGTCGATCTTGTTTCTTCTTTGCAGACGGAGAATACAAGGTTAGCGGCGAAGTCGGAGGATACTTGA
- a CDS encoding C-14 sterol reductase encodes MTPKKDSKKIFVQPVPEKRGYEFGGPLGAFGIIFGLPILIYLFTFVCNDISGCPAPSLLNPSTLSLEKLKLEVGWPEEGITALYDTNVTLWILSYYAFSLFLQVFLPGQEADGVMLACGGRLKYKFNAFSSAIIILSGLAGGTYLYGADFVVWSFLWDHYVQVITANLLISSFAALFVYVKSFTVPAPGQANPSLRELAPGGHTGNMLYDFFIGRELNPRVRLPIPFVSEASRTLDIKVFMEMRPGLLGWTILNLSNVAHQYRTYGYITDSIVLVTVFQAFYILDALYMEPAIMTTMDVCMDGFGFMLSFGDVVWVPHLYSVQSRYLSVFPYELGLTGMAVVLGVTAVGYSIFRGANNQKNRFRTNPNDPRVKNIKYIETAAGSKLMISGWWGLARHINYLGDWTMSWAYCLPTGVAGYVLIESINPASGDIQKQAVQTPEIRGWGMIFTYFYMIYFGILLIHREMRDEEKCEKKYGADWKRYTSIVRSRIIPGIY; translated from the exons ATGACCCCCAAGAAGGATTCCAAAAAAATATTCGTGCAGCCAGTGCCGGAGAAACGTGGTTATGAGTTTGGTGGACC ACTAGGCGCTTTTGGTATTATATTTGGATTGCCGATCCTGATCTACCTCTTCACCTTTGTCTGCAACGATATCTCTGGTTGTCCCGCCCCGTCGCTGCTCAATCCCTCGACTTTGTCGCTCGAGAAATTGAAGCTTGAAGTGGGTTGGCCCGAGGAGGGAATCACGGCGCTTTATGATACCAATGTTACACTGTGGATACTGAGCTACTATGCCTTTAGCCTATTCTTGCAGGTCTTCCTTCCCGGCCAGGAGGCAGACGGTGTTATGTTGGCCTGCGGAGGACGGCTGAAGTACAAATTCAATG CGTTCTCCTCTGCCATCATTATTCTCTCAGGCCTCGCCGGGGGCACTTATCTCTATGGAGCCGACTTTGTGGTGTGGTCATTTCTATGGGACCACTATGTCCAGGTCATTACAGCAAATTTGTTGATCTCATCTTTTGCTGCGCTGTTCGTCTATGTGAAGAGCTTCACAGTTCCAGCCCCAGGGCAGGCAAATCCAAGCCTACGAGAGTTGGCACCTGGCGGCCACACGGGCAACATGCTCTATGACTTCTTCATCGGCCGTGAACTCAACCCTCGTGTTCGCCTGCCCATTCCATTTGTCAGCGAGGCATCGCGAACTCTTGATATCAAGGTGTTCATGGAGATGAGACCAGGCTTGCTTGGATGGACAATTTTGAACCTGTCTAATGTCGCCCACCAATACCGAACGTATGGCTACATCACTGACTCCATTGTGCTGGTCACTGTTTTCCAGGCATTCTACATCCTAGATGCGCTCTACATGGAGCCAGCAATTATGACCACCATGGATGTCTGCATGGACGGATTCGGATTCATGTTGTCTTTCGGCGATGTAGTTTGGGTGCCCCATCTGTACAGCGTCCAGAGCCGGTATCTCTCCGTCTTCCCTTACGAACTTGGCTTGACCGGCATGGCCGTTGTTCTGGGGGTCACTGCCGTTGGATATTCGATCTTCCGTGGCGCCAACAACCAGAAAAACCGTTTCCGTACAAATCCCAACGACCCCCGCGTGAAAAACATCAAGTACATCGAAACTGCTGCTGGATCCAAACTGATGATCTCCGGCTGGTGGGGTCTGGCACGTCACATCAACTACCTGGGCGACTGGACTATGTCGTGGGCTTACTGCCTGCCGACTGGTGTTGCGGGGTATGTTCTCATTGAGAGCATCAACCCAGCCAGTGGCGACATCCAGAAGCAAGCCGTGCAGACCCCGGAAATCCGTGGTTGGGGTATGATCTTCACGTACTTTTATATGATTTACTTTGGCATCTTGTTGATTCACCGTGAGATGCGTGATGAGGAGAAGTGCGAGAAGAAGTATGGCGCTGACTGGAAGCGTTATACCTCCATTGTCCGCAGCCGCATCATCCCTGGGATCTACTGA
- a CDS encoding Splicing factor 3B subunit 5/RDS3 complex subunit 10 — translation MADKLRTIQNLEALQARYIGTGHADTTKYEWTSNILRDSYSSYVGHPPLLSYMAVGMGEPKEKVRAMMLEKMVRGAGNPPETQE, via the exons ATGGCCGACAAGCTCCGCACCATCCAGAACCTTGAGGCCCTCCAGGCCCGTTACATCGGTACCGGACATGCCGATACCACCAAATATGAATGGACGTCCAACATCCTCCGTGACAGCTACTCCTCCTACGTCGGTCACCCTCCCCTGCTGTCCTACATGGCTGTTGGCATGGGCGAACCAAAAGAGAAAGTGCGCGCAATGATGCTGGAGAAAATGGTCAGAGGCGCTGGTAATCCGCCAGAG ACCCAGGAGTAA
- a CDS encoding Vacuolar sorting receptor (Mrl1), putative, which produces MKLTSSAPYSIFLLSSILGLSSASYSSHLEDDAPCVARSPTTGLYFDLNAISLSPPEIKDGSKLSKDARNSSWYARGHDYPANFTINICAPVIENVTNVVGIESSRWKNVSAYYERDDKIYSIGQQASEPFFRGRKLVLNYTNGSPCPDDYNMGSSNVSTRTKSTIMSFLCDRDAAPNVATASFVGSMDECSYFFEVRSSAACGGAAVDPNAGGLGPGGVFGVIMVVAIAVYMIGGCAYQRTVMHQRGWRQCPNFSLWAGVFDFVKDMFVIIFSSLGNLFRCKGSPASNGYTRADSSGRGGFIGAIGGRGGRGQGRDVDAENRLIDQLDEEWDD; this is translated from the exons ATGAAGCTTACCAGCTCCGCTCCTTACTCCATTTTCCTTCTATCCTCAATCCTTGGATTATCTAGCGCATCATACTCCTCCCATCTAGAAGATGATGCTCCGTGCGTTGCCCGCTCCCCGACCACCGGGTTGTACTTTGACCTCAATGCGATCTCACTATCCCCGCCCGAAATAAAGGACGGCAGTAAACTCTCAAAAGATGCACGGAACAGCAGCTGGTATGCCAGGGGTCATGACTACCCGGCCAATTTCACAATAAATATCTGCGCGCCGGTGATTGAGAACGTGACGAACGTGGTCGGGATAGAATCATCGCGGTGGAAGAACGTCAGTGCATATTACGAGCGCGATGACAAGATATATTCCATAGG GCAACAAGCATCCGAACCTTTCTTCCGCGGCCGCAAACTCGTCCTTAATTATACCAATGGCTCGCCTTGCCCGGACGACTATAACATGGGAAGTTCCAATGTCTCGACGCGCACTAAGTCGACTATCATGTCCTTTCTTTGTGACCGTGACGCTGCTCCAAACGTGGCCACAGCTTCCTTCGTCGGCTCCATGGATGAATGCTCGTACTTCTTCGAAGTTCGCAGCTCGGCGGCATGTGGTGGAGCCGCCGTGGATCCCAATGCTGGCGGTTTGGGACCGGGCGGCGTGTTCGGTGTGAT CATGGTGGTTGCCATCGCCGTATATATGATTGGTGGCTGCGCCTACCAGCGAACCGTCATGCATCAACGTGGCTGGCGCCAGTGTCCGAATTTCAGCCTGTGGGCTGGCGTTTTCGACTTTGTCAAA GACATGTTCGTGATTATCTTTTCCTCGCTGGGAAACCTCTTCCGTTGCAAGGGATCCCCCGCGAGCAATGGCTACACCCGTGCGGACTCGAGTGGCCGTGGCGGTTTCATCGGTGCCATCGGAGGCCGGGGAGGGCGTGGCCAGGGGCGCGACGTGGATGCCGAGAACAGGCTCATAGATCAACTGGATGAAGAGTGGGATGATTAG